The following are encoded together in the Daucus carota subsp. sativus chromosome 5, DH1 v3.0, whole genome shotgun sequence genome:
- the LOC108220281 gene encoding ATP synthase delta chain, chloroplastic, translating into MATLQQTSITFQCRSPSAQYTPTKTHTLSFSGGLRLPKLTLNVKSRRRGGAKMSDSVASSYANALADLAQSNGTLEATAKDLETVNQLFSEEAVYKYFINPTVSVEDKINLVDSYTKEANLQPHVANFLNILIDMKRIDEIKAIAKEFEVAYNKMTETELAVVTSVVPLDEANLAQIAKGVQKLTGAKNVKIKTAIDESLVAGFTIRYGNGGSKLIDMSVKKQLEEIAETLEVGDIQLVG; encoded by the coding sequence atggCAACTCTGCAACAAACTTCCATCACGTTCCAATGCCGATCACCTTCCGCTCAATACACGCCTACAAAAACACACACTCTCTCCTTCTCCGGGGGCCTCCGTCTCCCCAAACTCACCCTTAATGTAAAATCACGTCGTCGCGGGGGCGCTAAAATGTCAGACAGCGTGGCCAGCAGCTACGCCAATGCCCTAGCCGACTTGGCGCAGTCAAATGGAACCCTAGAAGCCACTGCAAAGGATCTGGAGACGGTTAACCAGCTCTTCTCCGAAGAGGCTGTGTACAAGTACTTCATCAACCCTACTGTCTCGGTTGAAGATAAGATTAATTTAGTGGATTCGTATACAAAGGAGGCGAATCTGCAACCTCACGTCGcgaattttttgaatattttgatcGACATGAAGAGGATTGATGAGATTAAGGCGATTGCTAAGGAGTTTGAGGTTGCGTATAACAAGATGACGGAGACCGAGCTGGCTGTGGTGACTTCTGTGGTGCCATTAGATGAGGCAAACCTCGCGCAGATTGCCAAAGGGGTGCAGAAACTTACTGGAGCGAAGAATGTTAAGATCAAGACCGCGATTGATGAGTCACTTGTGGCTGGATTTACGATAAGGTACGGGAATGGAGGATCCAAATTGATTGATATGAGTGTGAAGAAACAGCTTGAAGAGATTGCGGAGACGCTTGAGGTTGGTGATATTCAATTGGTTGGATGA